DNA from Leptospira harrisiae:
TTTTAGCTTCTAGTTTTTATTCAATTTTGGTTGTAATGTTTTGGACTGCTTTGTTTTTAATTTTTCTCATCAAAAGCGGAGAATTATACAAACGTTTGTTTGTTTCTCGAGATCATTTTGTTGCTTTTTTATCTCATAGTTTGGGTTTTGTAAATCCAATCCTATTTGTCTTTTTTGTTTTAGCATTGGCAAATGTATGAATAGAAAAATTTGGGATTATCTAAAAGTTTGGTTTCGTAAATCAATTGTATTGGGAGTTTTATTTCTTTTTTCCTCCATCCTTTATACCTATTTGTCTACGAGAGAAATTCGGAATCGATTACCGTTTTTGGTAAAATTTCTATATTTCCCAAACGAATGGGGAAAAACAAATGAAGTCTCCGCTATGGAAGCGCCAAAACAAAGTTTGGCGTTTGTAAAACCAAGAATTATTGAAGAGAATAGGTTACTGGAGTTTCCAGCCGTTGTGGAACCTACAAAAGAAATTCAATTACATAATAAACAGAATGGTCGGATTCGGAAAATTTTTGTGCAAGAAGGAGACTTTGTCAAAGAGGGACAAATTCTTTTGGAAATTGATGATGAATTGATACGATTAGAAGGGGAAAGATTACAACTATCTTTGGAAATCGCAAAATCCCAGTCTGGTATCGTTTTTGAAAAATGGAAATTGGCTGAGAAGCAAGTTGAAAACAAACTTAGAGAAATTGATAAAAAAACAGAATGGATTGAATTGGCTGAAAAAGAATGGACTCTGATTAGAGATATGAAAGAGAAAAAAAATATTCTTTGGAAACAAGGTTTTGTTTCTCTCTCTGAGGTGGAAAAAATAAAACAAGAAGAAGAGTCCAAACAAACACAATATAAAAATTTACTCCGAGACCGTGAGAATCTTCTTTCTGGTGTAAACTTAGGTTTGGAGTCTGAGGAAAATCGATTTGAAGAAAAATTAAGAATATGGAAAGAGAAAAATACATCAATAGAACGCTCAGAATATGAGCTCAGTTTATCCCAATTAAAAATCATAAAAAATCAAATTAAATCAAATGAACAGTTGTTAAGTGAAGCACGTTTGCGTGCTCCGAAATCAGGTAAAATTTTAAAAATTCAGACCAAGGAGGGAGAGTTAACCAATCAAAACCCAGTTATGGTTTTGATCGAAAAAGGAGAACTTTCAGTCGGATTCCAAATTGCAGAAACCGATTTGGTTCATTTTTCTCCGGGAAAATCTGTTTATTTTCTACCTTCACAAACAAATTTAACATCAATCAAAGGTAAGGTGGATCGAATCGGTGGATATTTGGAACCCAGATCTCATAGCATTGGGATCAAAGTTCGATTGGACCCAAACCAGAAGATTGTTTTACCGGGAATGTTTGGGATTTTGCAAGTTAAGTTAGATGAGGTAACTGAAAAAATTCTAATTCCAACATCTTCGCTTCATGGGGATGAAACAAGTGGCTTTTTTGTGAATATAAAAAATGGAAGTGAAATAGAAAAACGATTCATCCAAGTAAAGCCATATTTATTAAATGAGTTGGAAATACTCTCTGGACTTTCTTCTGAAGATGAAATAGAAACTAATTTAGTTTTATGAAGATAGAAATATTTGTTCTCTCTTTATTCAAACACAAACGTCTGTATTCTGTAATTTGTATATCAATGGTTATTGCCGTTTTTTTTAGAATCTCTGAATTAGAAATTTGGTTATTACCTAAACTAACTCCGGCTAGATTTTTCATTCTTACAGAGTTTCCCAATCATTCTGCCGAGGATACAGACAGAATGGTCAGTTTGCCGATTTCTGAAATGATATCTTCGGTTAAATTTGTAGAACGAATCCGCACAATTTCCGAACACAATAAGTCCATCGTACAAATAGATCTACAATTTGATGTTTCCACTCGAGATTTTAAGGAAGACTTATACCAAACAATTTTGGAAATGAAAGATAAACTACCCTTTGGAGTCGGTACTTCGCGGTTGGTACAAGGGGAGATAGATGACCACCCTTTTTTTGAAATCCTAATCCCTAAAGAAGGAAGTTCTGATTTATCTCAGTTACAATTTCATTTGAAACAATTGGTATTTCAATTGGAAAGAATTTCTGGAGTAACGGAAGTTAGGATTTCCGGGAATCCCATAAAATCTTCCTTTATATCTCTTAGGCCTCAGGTTTTGGATGTATTTCCGATTAACATCCACGAGCTGGAATTGCAGATCCTTGCAGGAATTCGTGGTGGATCTCTTGGCCTAGTAGAAGAATATACAAATGAGACAGAACTAAAGTTTTCGCCAGATATTCTTAATCACCAAAACCTTTTTGAGTTCCCAATCCATTTAGGAAACGGAAACTCCGTTTCGCTCGGTCGATTGGCTTCAATATATGAAGCGGAATCACCCAAAGAAAAACTCACAAGGTTTAATGGTAAAGATTCAATTTATATTTCCATTTTTACTGAATCAGTGGCAAACCCTTTGAAGTTGTCTTCTGAAATTAAATCAAAATTAGAAAACTCAGATCCAATCCTAGCTTCAGAAATTTTTTACGATGGATCTACGGAACTACAAAATCAAATCACCCAAAGTGCTTTTAATATGATTTGGGGACTAGGGTTTGCTTTTTTATTCTCATTTTTACTATATCGGACTTTGATGCCCGCTTTGATATTATTTGGGTCTGTTCTATTTTCTCTTGTTTTGTTTTTTCATCTGATTCTATTTTTTTCAATATCAATCAACTTGCTAAGTTTAGGTGGAATTTCGGTTGGGATAGGTTTGTTATTTGATGCAAGTAATCTGACTGTATTTGCCATTCGAAAACATTTGTCTGAAAACTTCCCAACACTGGATGCTGTGACACAAGGAATTCGGTCCGTATTGGTTTCTCTCATTTCCTCATCTCTTACAACGATTGTGGTTTTTATTCCTCTTCTTTTTTATCAAATGCATTGGAGAGATTTCTTTTTTGATTCCGGAGTGTGTATTGCTCTTTTGGTTTTCTGTTCTTTTGTCTCTTCTGTTTTTGTTGTACCATTGCTTTCTATATTGATGTCTGAAAAATTAAAATACAAAAATAAAAAATCGATAATAGAAGATTTTTTGTTAAGAATTTATAATAATACAAATCACTTATTTTCTTTGAGGAACCTCCGTATAGTAATGTTTGTTATGGTTCTAGTTTCTTTTTTTTGTTACTTTTGTTTAGGGTTGAAATTTGAAATTTTTCCAAAACAAAGTTCTGTTGGAATTAGATTACAAATGGTACCTAAACATCAAATGAGTTTGGAAGAGGAACTTCGTTTTGTTTATGCTTTGGAGAAAAAAATCAAAATATTTGATCCCGGACTTTCTTCATTTGTATCACCAATCTATTCTTATGATGACAAAGTCCAACATCCCCAAAAAGCAATTCCAATTGAATTCAAATTTTTAGGTTTCACAAAGGAAAAAGAGTTAGATTTGATTTTCTCTCACGAACATTGGCAATCAAAATGGGATTGGAAATTGGAGCAAATACATTCGCAAGTGACGAGAGCTTTGCCATTCATTCCTATTGATTCGGTCACCTTTCTTCATGAAAATTGGGAAGAGTTAAAACAAATTGCAATAAACTTTCAAAGCCAATCGAATACAAAAAGTTCGGATGGTAAATTCGATTTTTTACCAAAAACAATTACACTCGAAGATTGGAGTCGAACTCAGATCCCAGATCCTGCTTGGCATCCGAATGAGGAAGATTTAAAACAAAAGTTTTTATACGAACAATCTCCTAAATATTTAGGTTCTTTCGGAGATATAAACAAAACGGATTTGTATCTAGGATTAGAGCCCTTTCTTTCTAAGGAAACAAACTCAAATGAGTTTTCTACGATTAGTTTCAAAACAAAAACCAATGAATCTACCTTTCTCAGTACCCTTTTTACAACAAAGAAAAAAGAAAGTTTGGATCAGTTTCGTAGGGAATCTGGATTGTTTTATTTAGAATGGGTTGGTCAGATTCTGGACTTGGACCCAATGGTTTTAGATCCAAAAGGCCGTTTGTCTTTATTGAAAGTCTCTCTTGATGAGGAAATTAAAAAGTTCTATTTGATTCTTTTGATACTTCTGTTAGTCTCTCTTCTTTTTATTTATTTGGCTCTAGTTGGTATTTATGAATCATTTCGGATCCCGGCATTTTATCTTCTCATTGCTTTTGTTTATCTTGTAGTCACATACATTTTTATCATTTGTTTGTTTACGAATTTTCATTTGGGGCACTATATAGGTTTTGTAGTTTTGCTTGGATTGTCCATCGATAGTATTTCGTTGTTTGGTGAAAGATGGGTTGAAGTTTCGAATCATATAGTTGCAGCGAGTGAAAGACAAGAAAATGTTTTCCGTTGGTTGGCTTTGCCCATTGTACTAAATGCGGGTACAACAATGATGGGACTTTTTCCTGTGATTTTTTTTGTAAGCCCAGGTTCCGAATTTTCTAGGTCTATCGCTACTACAATGTTTGTGGGCATATTGATTTCATTAATTTTTGTTTTTTATCTCTACCCATTGTTTTTTCAAAAATTTTGGAAAAAAATACAGTGAAGTTACATCTCATTCGAAGGTTTCGTTATCGGCTTTTTGCACTGTTGATGTTTTTTTGTCTGTTTTCTACTTTGAAATTGAATCATCTTTTGTTAGGTGAAGAATCATTTTTTGAATTATCTGAATCCATTCAGATAAAAATCCAATGGCCTGGTAAAACTGCTCTACAAGTGGAAGAAGAAATCACTAAACCCTGGGAACAAATTTTAAAAGGTGTTTCTGGATATAAACAAATAGAATCTATTTCTGAACGTGGGAATGCACATATCCATTTGGAATTGGAAAAAAATGTAAAACAGGAAGATATTGTTTTTGCAATTCGAAACGAATATTTACTGCAAAGACAAAGATTTCCAAAGGATTCTCTTTCACCAAAGATCCAAACGGGAAAGCCAGAAGACCAGTTCATTGTCATTTTGCAAAAGGTTCAGAAAAGTTCTGACCAAAGTCGACAAGAGTTAGAGAAAAAAATTCGAACCATTGCGGGTGTTTCTTCTTTTCAGCATCATTCTGATTTTGAAAAAGAAATTGTTTTAGAGATTATGCCCACACGGATCCAAGGTTTCGAATTTCCATCTTTATCGGTCGTGTTTGCTGCCATTCGTAACCACAACTTCGGTTATTTTTTTGATCCAAGCAATGGTTTGTGGTTTCAGAAAGATTTTCCTACCAATCCGAAGGATTGGTCGAAATTGGGAATTCCTTCTCGCTTTGGGGAAGGTTTATTGGTCTCATCGATTGGGGATGTGAAAACTAAAGAAAAAAAAATCTTCTCGCGGAACACGAATCAATGGATTACATTCAGAAACTATTTTGGTCCATGCAAAGAATGGAACTTCTTTGTATCAAATAACAAAGGAATTAAATTCAATTTTAGAAAATCATAAAGATTGGGTTTTGTTGTATACAAGTCAGCAGGATTTTTTTGATGATTTGTATCACTTTTTTATTTTATTTCTTTTTCTAGATTTGATATTTTTCTTTGTACCGTTCTTTTATCCAGTCGAGTGGGAATTTATTTTTGTTAGTTTATTATCATTTTATATTGTTTTAGTTATTTTTCTTGGTATTTGTTGCCTCTTATTGTTTCCGATTGGTCGATCGATTTTATTTCTGTTTTTAGTTTGGAAATATTTTTTAGTTCTCTTTCCAATCAGAAGAATGGGGAAGTGGGTTTTTTCATTTTTTATATCCTTTTCGCTCCTATGGTTTTTTATTATTTTGAATTGGGTTCCCAAAATTTTTGGGCTTCTATTTTTAGTTCATCTTTATTTTTTATTGTTAGTTCCATTTACAAGAAATCTTCTCCAATCTTTTTCAAAAAAAGGAAACCCTTCTTTAAAATTTTCTTTTAGAGAAATTTATCATTCTCATAAGGAAATGTTCACTAGAGAGATAAAAAGTTCTAAAAAAAAAAATTTAATCCTGCCTTTATTTTTATTGATGATGGGGGTGTTGGTTTCTTTTTTTTCGAGTTTTGGACTTCAAACCGTGGTAGCTCCATATGGTTCGATCCAAATGGGAAGATTGGAATTTCCAACTTCTTTGCCAGAACAAGAATCTATCCGAATTACCAAACAAGTAGAAAGTGTCATCCTAATGAGAAAAATAACTGATTTTCTTGTGGTGAAACAAAATCCATCAAATGCTATTTTTTATTTTCGTTTGAACGAATTAGGTAGAAAGATTGGGTTCCAAAATCTACCTATAGAACCAGGTTATTTCCATTTGTTAGGTGAGTCTGATGTTAATTCGGATCGGAAAATTCGTTTTTCTAATGCAAATACAGAAATTTTAGAAAAAACGATTCTTTGGCTTACGCCGTGGATACGCACAAAAAAAGAAGTTGAAGAAGTGGTTTTATGTTTCCAACCTTCGGCAGAAGGATTGGACCTACAAACTTCCGCATATTATCGTAATATGTTAGGATTGGATTGGGATGATTCTCTTAGAGAGCGCTCCATTGAATTACAATCTTCTATCGTGGGTAAAATGATTTTAGATAAAAAGTTAATAGACATTCGTTTTGTTGCCAAACAAGAGAAAAAATTGGAGAGGTATCCCACCAAACCAACAAAAATGAACCTAGGAATTCCAGTTTTTACATCTTCTTTGAGCAATTACGAAACTGTAAAAACTCCAGCTAGGATCTATCGTAAAAATGGAGAAACCAGTTTGGAAATTTTGGTAAAAGGTAAATCAATTCACTGGGAAGAATTAGAATCAGAAATGAAACAGTTTTTGGCAAAAGAAAAGGTTCAGTTCACGGTGATTGCTCCACTTAAAGAATCTTTACCAAAATACAGACCAATATTTTTTTTGTTGGCTTTCTCTTTGTTTTTGTATCGGAAAAAAAATAAACCGTTTTGGTTGGTTTCCATTTGTGTTTTGTTTTTGCTTTGGAAAATCGATGTTTCTGTATTGGGAGCTGACTATTTTCTTTTTGGATCTGTGGCTTCATTTATATTTTTTTTGCTAACATGGTTCCCGCAAACTTCCTTTCACTGGAAACTTTTTATTCCTTTTTTTCTTTTATTAACTTTGTCTTATATACTACCGGGGGAGGGTGGTAGATTTTTTATGGGAGGGTTTTTACTGATCTCTATTTTTTTTCTGTTGTATTTCAAAATATGGCAAAAATGGAGAATAATGAAAACCAAACTTATTTTTTGAGACCTAAGAGAACTGAGGTTCTCTATGAATTCAAAATCCTCCTTTTATTTTTTTATTATCTTTTCGCTTGGTTTTCTCTCTTTCACTTGTAATGTATATAGTCAAAGTATTTCAGAAACTTGGAACCCACCAGTTTATCAATCCTCTGACTATTCTGAGTTTTATGGAAATCTATATTTCACCAATTCACTTGATGAATGGGAATCTAGGGTCCACGAAGTTTTGTATTTATCGATGAGTCAGTGGCAGGAAAATGCAGACAAAATTGTGGAACAAATTTTATCACAGGAAAATGGAGAGGATGCCTTTGTATCAAATGATGGTTATCTGGATGAGAGGAGGCGTTCACTCTTTACTGAAATTTCCATTTTGTATTCTGCTTGGGAAAGAGATTTGATTGATGATTATTTTGATAATCGTAACGCTTTTTTAGATAAATTAGAAACTGGGAAAGTAGATGCTTTGTATTTTTATCGAATTGGTCAAAAGTCTTTGTATGAGGATTATACTGCTGAAGAATTGTCAGCGACTGAAAACAGAAATCAAATTTTGGAATCTGCTAAAGAATGGGAGTTTCAGTGGGACCAAACCCGGCAAGAAGGATTGGATTCTTTTGCGAATTCAATTTCACAACTGGAAAGCGATTACCAAAACTATATCCAATCATTGTCTGAGACTGAAAATAAATTTTCTGAAAATCTAAATGCTATTAATTCATATAAGGATACCGTTAAGGTTGCCTTACATGAAATTGTAACTCAATTAAAAACAGGTTTGGATTCCTCATGTTCTGTTTCGACAGGTTGCCAATATAAAAATTTTGATGGAAGTTTTAATGATGCCGGAAAGTTATTTTCAACATTCATTGGGGAACTTTCTCTTCAGTTAAGTCAATCTGAGATTGATCCAGATTCACTTTTAACTTCTATATCGACAAAGATTAGAGATTTTTTATCAGATGAATCCAACAAAGCATTCTCGGAATATACGGTATTCAAAGATCAGATTTATACATACCAAACTGGTTTCCAGATTCAGTTAAATCAATCAAAGTCAAGTTTTGATTTGGTTGGAGCTGAGTGGAGGCTTCGGAATCAGACCTATCATGATCTTTCTTCTGGTTATAAATATGAAAATTGGTTGACTGGCGGAAGTGGTGAAGTGGGGACGTTTGGACAAGTTTTTGACCCAGAAATGCAGGGAATTTTCCAGTCAATTCACCATTCTGATACCGAGCGGCTTATCTCAATTATTAATAATAAGCTAGGTAGTGGGAGACGGGTGCAATCCTTAGTTTCGGCCAATTTATATACTGACGCTTACCATTTTATTAACAATCAAAAAATCGGGGATTTTTATATTCCTTTTGATGGGGCAACATATACTCACGGTAACTTATTGTTAGATGGAAAAGGGAAATACGGGTATTGGACTGGGGATCGGTTTATAACTATTTTTACTCCAGGAACAATCAGTTTTCAAATGGGAGCGATTGGGTATGCGCTTCTTTATGAAATGTATGATGAGAATTCTTCCCAGTCTTCTTTGTATTGGAAAGACAACTATTCTCAGTTAGATGGACAATCAGATCATTTCCAAAAAAAATTACTCCCTGCTGTGTCTCATTGGGAATCAAAAGTAAAAGAATATTCTGATCGTTATGAAGACTGGAAGGAAAATAGAAACAATCTGGTTCTTGAAGCAGCTTCAAAATTTGAAGCAAATCGTTTAGAAATAGAACGTTCTAAGGAGGAATGGTTACAACGTCTAGAAGATGAAAAACATCTTGGATTAAAAACTTGGACGGAATTATACCAAGCAGGTGAAACAACTACGAATCCTCCTCCTGTGATTTCTGTTTGGACTCCCCAAGTTAAAAAAGAAGAATTTCTGGATGCAAAAGCTTTAGAATATCACTCTTTAGCAAATTTTGAGGAATCAATAGGGGGAATTCAAATTGGCGGGTCTGGATTGTTGTCTGAATTCCAAAGAACCATCACTGGCGTAGGTCAATATGCATCTCTTGTCCAAATGAATCGTGACTTGGAAGAACTTCAAAGCTCAGAACAAACAAAACTCATCAATCAAATGGCATATTCTCTAAATTTTGATTCGTTAGGTGGGCGTGAGTTAACTAAAGAAGAACTAATTTTGTTAGGTTCCTATGACGGTTCACAACTAACTGAGGAAGAACAAAGTCGGTTTGGTTCCTGTTACGAAAATCCTAGCGCAGATTTGTGTAAAAATTTATTAAAGAAAGAATATGATACGACCATTGATCGTAAAAACGGTGTCCTTACTTTAAAAAAAGAAATTTATAACGGATTACTTGCTGGTAAAAATGAAGAAGGACAATACAATGCAGGAAAAACAGAAGAAATTCGTCAGATTCAATTAAGCTCCATTGGGAAAATAAATGTTCCTAATGGGAATAGTTTTTTTACTACATGGAGGGATGAAGATTGGGCGACACTTTTTCAAAAGAAAGCCGATATAGCCCAATCCTTTTTAGCTGACTCTCTAAAAAATGATAAAAAATATATCACTTCAAATATTAATTCCATCCAAGATGTAAATAATCGGAATCGCGAATTATTTTTTATAAGAAAAGAATCCCAAGAAAGTGCAGATTCTTTAGTGCAAGAATTGGCAATTGCTTATTTTACTGGAGGTGCTTCAGGTATGAGAGCATCTTTGAAGGGGAAACTTGATTCGGCAATTAATAGCGAATTGGCGAAGGCATGGATCAATGCCACCGGTGGAAGTGAATCTGATATTCAAACTGCATCGATGGTGATCGATTTTATGAGGGGGAGGAGAACAGCGAG
Protein-coding regions in this window:
- a CDS encoding efflux RND transporter periplasmic adaptor subunit, with the protein product MNRKIWDYLKVWFRKSIVLGVLFLFSSILYTYLSTREIRNRLPFLVKFLYFPNEWGKTNEVSAMEAPKQSLAFVKPRIIEENRLLEFPAVVEPTKEIQLHNKQNGRIRKIFVQEGDFVKEGQILLEIDDELIRLEGERLQLSLEIAKSQSGIVFEKWKLAEKQVENKLREIDKKTEWIELAEKEWTLIRDMKEKKNILWKQGFVSLSEVEKIKQEEESKQTQYKNLLRDRENLLSGVNLGLESEENRFEEKLRIWKEKNTSIERSEYELSLSQLKIIKNQIKSNEQLLSEARLRAPKSGKILKIQTKEGELTNQNPVMVLIEKGELSVGFQIAETDLVHFSPGKSVYFLPSQTNLTSIKGKVDRIGGYLEPRSHSIGIKVRLDPNQKIVLPGMFGILQVKLDEVTEKILIPTSSLHGDETSGFFVNIKNGSEIEKRFIQVKPYLLNELEILSGLSSEDEIETNLVL
- a CDS encoding efflux RND transporter permease subunit, translating into MKLHLIRRFRYRLFALLMFFCLFSTLKLNHLLLGEESFFELSESIQIKIQWPGKTALQVEEEITKPWEQILKGVSGYKQIESISERGNAHIHLELEKNVKQEDIVFAIRNEYLLQRQRFPKDSLSPKIQTGKPEDQFIVILQKVQKSSDQSRQELEKKIRTIAGVSSFQHHSDFEKEIVLEIMPTRIQGFEFPSLSVVFAAIRNHNFGYFFDPSNGLWFQKDFPTNPKDWSKLGIPSRFGEGLLVSSIGDVKTKEKKIFSRNTNQWITFRNYFGPCKEWNFFVSNNKGIKFNFRKS
- a CDS encoding efflux RND transporter permease subunit gives rise to the protein MKIEIFVLSLFKHKRLYSVICISMVIAVFFRISELEIWLLPKLTPARFFILTEFPNHSAEDTDRMVSLPISEMISSVKFVERIRTISEHNKSIVQIDLQFDVSTRDFKEDLYQTILEMKDKLPFGVGTSRLVQGEIDDHPFFEILIPKEGSSDLSQLQFHLKQLVFQLERISGVTEVRISGNPIKSSFISLRPQVLDVFPINIHELELQILAGIRGGSLGLVEEYTNETELKFSPDILNHQNLFEFPIHLGNGNSVSLGRLASIYEAESPKEKLTRFNGKDSIYISIFTESVANPLKLSSEIKSKLENSDPILASEIFYDGSTELQNQITQSAFNMIWGLGFAFLFSFLLYRTLMPALILFGSVLFSLVLFFHLILFFSISINLLSLGGISVGIGLLFDASNLTVFAIRKHLSENFPTLDAVTQGIRSVLVSLISSSLTTIVVFIPLLFYQMHWRDFFFDSGVCIALLVFCSFVSSVFVVPLLSILMSEKLKYKNKKSIIEDFLLRIYNNTNHLFSLRNLRIVMFVMVLVSFFCYFCLGLKFEIFPKQSSVGIRLQMVPKHQMSLEEELRFVYALEKKIKIFDPGLSSFVSPIYSYDDKVQHPQKAIPIEFKFLGFTKEKELDLIFSHEHWQSKWDWKLEQIHSQVTRALPFIPIDSVTFLHENWEELKQIAINFQSQSNTKSSDGKFDFLPKTITLEDWSRTQIPDPAWHPNEEDLKQKFLYEQSPKYLGSFGDINKTDLYLGLEPFLSKETNSNEFSTISFKTKTNESTFLSTLFTTKKKESLDQFRRESGLFYLEWVGQILDLDPMVLDPKGRLSLLKVSLDEEIKKFYLILLILLLVSLLFIYLALVGIYESFRIPAFYLLIAFVYLVVTYIFIICLFTNFHLGHYIGFVVLLGLSIDSISLFGERWVEVSNHIVAASERQENVFRWLALPIVLNAGTTMMGLFPVIFFVSPGSEFSRSIATTMFVGILISLIFVFYLYPLFFQKFWKKIQ